One window of the Streptomyces sp. V4I8 genome contains the following:
- a CDS encoding transposase: MPKPYPKEFREDVVRVARNRGPDVTLEQVVADFGVHAVTLSKWMRRADIDDGVTPGTTTQKNAELRAARQRIKLLEQEAYSRGHQPFL; encoded by the coding sequence GTGCCCAAGCCGTATCCGAAGGAGTTCCGCGAGGACGTCGTGCGGGTCGCGAGGAACCGCGGCCCGGACGTGACACTGGAGCAGGTGGTCGCCGACTTCGGTGTCCACGCGGTGACGCTGTCGAAGTGGATGCGTCGTGCGGACATCGACGACGGGGTGACGCCCGGAACGACCACGCAGAAGAACGCGGAACTACGGGCCGCGCGCCAGAGGATCAAGCTGCTGGAGCAGGAGGCTTATTCACGGGGTCACCAGCCGTTCTTGTAG